A section of the Hugenholtzia roseola DSM 9546 genome encodes:
- a CDS encoding tetratricopeptide repeat protein: protein MSRLDIYRSLLMGITNAAFVGLLACPLFSQHTPFGVRRIEPFETEKEALGHNKSEAMPLLSEAQAAAQIRKKMQNREEEELKNSLSLFFLHYPNSVQAEALKKEAADFFFRTQNYRQVVFLLEDLNKTRRVMRPEDEKLRFQFVYSLTKIERYREAIQVAREMQQHCQTHCPDFAYYLGVSYYKLQQYDLVAEVMKQAKEKPNYVQSANDLILDSHLKAKNEEQLVETLISFIEQKEVFDKKHYYIAANSLYNKNKWTQAADFYQRYYERLHQTDPQRREVAFMIGNCLLQDAQKEQAQGYLQQVVQEQVQDSLTQVAYYHLALIYQQEGQKEAALDMYKGAYHIRLENQETSRICQEKALYHIISLYQLLGNYAQVKQGADEYFQLFPTGFYWTNIKKAWYEAFFKEDEVLALKSLQREVVAQPELQQLLQQYLTLLGDKAFNQGFYKKALGYYELLEREPLKEPSRSELYFKMGVSYFLQNLQDRGAEIEKSLYYFNKITLPYYRDYSRYYLGLAAFNAKNYQAAIGHLSACVGSTEFDDKLYIKAEAELLLADSYTATVRQSEDFAFEQAELHYNQVIDQTANTSTNEGQYLQAQAYYHWGRLLYFVQKDEQALRNYLYVAQNFNKTPFGFDALLDYVRCCKDLGVGQPQDKIQLIEAIQFATNFINTNSRHPRILELVFLRLEAYFVINESKYDNLACEDVRYILERAQPSDKLYKDAFNYGQQLENGDINCTALDALPTLKEEARTEEKALSMAEEASYLSDYERILALYSVSTSDFVLKARNFLDYHQKQDEASLHLHLLVAQVLFHNGNFQTANAHWAKAEAASEQVSDKLSSLKNYVAGQAAFHKGFFKDAFDHHQAYMASLNIGGAVVEQDAYLQSLYFMILLCNKMKDRTAMLQYIEELESRVGSNSPAVALYKSWYKMRFEDIYGSDFVQETEAILNNAPDSPHLADLYDVAFEMLDYKGFDEQVARNATSKKTSLNRNLRITALLWLYKVRFKQGNQEDSAEKYLKLLKEEELSEREKEWIGEVK from the coding sequence TTGTCAAGACTTGATATTTATCGCTCGCTTCTGATGGGTATTACAAATGCCGCTTTCGTAGGGCTACTCGCCTGCCCTTTATTTTCGCAACATACGCCCTTTGGCGTGCGTAGAATCGAACCCTTCGAAACAGAAAAAGAGGCACTTGGACACAATAAAAGTGAGGCAATGCCCTTGCTTTCAGAAGCGCAGGCGGCGGCACAGATACGGAAAAAAATGCAAAACAGGGAAGAAGAGGAACTTAAAAATTCTTTGTCGCTTTTTTTTCTTCACTACCCCAATTCCGTACAGGCAGAGGCTCTCAAAAAGGAAGCGGCAGATTTTTTCTTTCGTACCCAGAATTATCGTCAGGTCGTTTTCTTATTAGAAGACCTAAACAAGACCAGACGTGTGATGCGCCCCGAAGACGAAAAATTGAGGTTTCAGTTTGTCTATTCCCTCACAAAAATTGAACGCTATCGCGAGGCAATTCAGGTGGCGCGAGAAATGCAACAGCATTGTCAGACCCATTGTCCCGACTTTGCCTACTATTTGGGCGTTTCTTATTACAAATTGCAGCAGTATGATTTGGTAGCAGAGGTGATGAAGCAGGCGAAGGAAAAGCCTAATTATGTGCAGAGTGCCAATGATTTGATACTCGATAGCCATCTGAAAGCCAAGAACGAGGAACAGTTGGTAGAAACGCTTATTTCTTTTATAGAACAGAAAGAGGTTTTCGATAAAAAGCACTACTATATCGCCGCTAATTCGCTATACAACAAAAATAAATGGACGCAGGCAGCGGATTTTTACCAACGCTATTACGAGCGATTGCACCAAACAGACCCCCAGCGACGCGAAGTTGCCTTTATGATAGGAAATTGTTTGTTGCAAGATGCCCAAAAAGAGCAGGCGCAAGGCTATTTGCAGCAGGTCGTTCAGGAGCAGGTGCAGGATTCGCTTACCCAAGTGGCATACTACCACTTAGCACTTATCTATCAGCAGGAAGGGCAAAAAGAAGCGGCTTTGGATATGTATAAGGGTGCTTATCATATCCGTCTTGAAAATCAGGAAACCTCGCGCATTTGTCAGGAAAAGGCATTGTATCATATCATAAGCCTCTATCAACTTTTGGGCAACTACGCCCAAGTGAAGCAGGGCGCAGATGAATATTTCCAACTCTTTCCCACAGGTTTTTATTGGACAAATATCAAGAAAGCCTGGTATGAAGCCTTTTTCAAAGAAGACGAAGTATTGGCTTTGAAAAGTTTGCAGCGCGAGGTAGTAGCGCAGCCCGAATTACAGCAACTATTACAACAATATCTGACACTTTTGGGCGATAAAGCCTTCAATCAGGGTTTTTATAAAAAGGCTTTGGGTTATTACGAACTTTTAGAAAGAGAGCCGCTAAAAGAGCCAAGCCGTTCAGAGTTGTATTTTAAAATGGGGGTTTCCTATTTTTTACAAAATTTGCAGGATAGGGGCGCAGAGATAGAAAAAAGTCTTTATTATTTCAATAAAATAACCCTGCCCTATTATCGCGATTATAGCCGCTATTATTTAGGGCTTGCCGCCTTTAATGCTAAAAATTATCAGGCAGCAATCGGGCATCTATCTGCCTGTGTTGGCTCTACTGAATTTGACGACAAACTTTACATCAAGGCAGAGGCGGAACTGTTGCTTGCCGATTCTTACACCGCAACCGTCAGGCAGAGCGAAGACTTCGCCTTCGAGCAGGCAGAGTTGCACTACAATCAGGTCATCGACCAGACGGCTAACACCTCGACAAATGAGGGGCAGTATTTGCAGGCGCAGGCTTATTACCATTGGGGCAGATTGCTTTATTTTGTGCAAAAAGACGAACAAGCGTTGCGGAATTATTTGTATGTGGCACAAAATTTTAACAAGACCCCCTTCGGCTTCGACGCGCTTCTCGATTACGTGCGTTGTTGTAAAGATTTGGGCGTAGGGCAGCCACAAGACAAAATTCAGTTGATAGAGGCTATTCAATTTGCGACTAATTTTATCAATACCAATAGCCGTCATCCGCGCATTTTAGAGTTGGTGTTTTTGCGATTGGAGGCTTATTTTGTGATAAATGAATCAAAATACGATAATTTGGCGTGTGAAGATGTCCGCTACATTTTGGAACGCGCACAACCCAGCGACAAACTCTATAAAGATGCCTTTAATTACGGTCAGCAGCTTGAAAATGGCGATATAAATTGCACTGCCCTCGATGCCTTGCCTACTTTGAAGGAAGAAGCCCGAACAGAAGAAAAAGCCCTATCTATGGCAGAAGAAGCCAGCTATCTTTCTGATTATGAAAGGATTTTGGCTTTATATTCGGTATCTACAAGCGATTTTGTGTTGAAGGCGCGTAATTTTTTAGATTACCACCAAAAACAAGACGAGGCAAGCCTGCATCTCCACTTACTTGTTGCGCAGGTCTTGTTCCATAATGGCAACTTCCAAACCGCAAACGCGCATTGGGCAAAGGCAGAGGCGGCGAGCGAGCAGGTGTCGGATAAACTAAGCAGCCTCAAAAATTACGTGGCAGGGCAGGCAGCTTTCCACAAGGGCTTCTTCAAAGATGCCTTCGACCACCACCAAGCATACATGGCAAGCCTCAATATCGGGGGGGCTGTGGTAGAGCAAGATGCTTACCTACAAAGTTTGTATTTTATGATACTGCTTTGCAATAAAATGAAAGACCGTACCGCTATGTTGCAATACATAGAAGAACTTGAAAGTAGAGTAGGCTCGAATAGCCCTGCCGTTGCGCTTTACAAATCTTGGTATAAGATGCGTTTTGAAGACATTTACGGCAGCGATTTTGTCCAAGAAACGGAGGCGATTTTAAATAATGCGCCCGATTCGCCCCATTTAGCCGACCTCTATGATGTAGCCTTTGAAATGTTAGACTACAAAGGCTTTGATGAGCAGGTTGCCAGAAATGCTACCTCAAAGAAGACTTCCCTGAATCGCAACCTTCGCATAACCGCTCTGCTTTGGCTCTATAAAGTACGATTCAAACAAGGCAATCAGGAAGATAGTGCTGAAAAGTATCTCAAACTTTTAAAAGAAGAGGAACTTTCCGAGCGCGAAAAAGAATGGATAGGTGAGGTGAAGTAA